One Pseudomonas sp. FP1742 genomic window carries:
- a CDS encoding GMC oxidoreductase, translated as MSIEQADVVIVGAGLAGSIIAYQLGMAGVEVLVLESGPEIPVNRSQYMERFYTSTLKTPESPYPPVSSLDTPRDPAEQNAPRATIADLILGWDDPKISYLVQKGPMPFTSTYERVGGGTTWHWVGTCLRMVPNDFCLNSKYGVGVDWPIGYDDLQSAYCRAEAEIGVAANVADQAYLGMTFPEGYSFPMHSIPLSLVDGSFVAAVTGQTFDGLPLVVSPTPAGRNSQPYAGRRVCAGNTNCTPICPIQAKYDATVTMNKALATGKVKVLYRTVASKVTVGADSNINGIEFIQYQLGDGPVTGTGVAIGQRYVIAAHAIETPKLLLNSVSAAWPKGVANSSGQVGCSLADHPIYLAWGLMPEGKAVFPYRGPLSTAGIESLRDGDFRKSRAAWRIEIGNEGWNWPATDPYTTVADFIDGTNHSQTNPLPPAVQPQQVLYGTALVQKLNDLFIRQFRIAFLVEQVEDDPDHPTCYIVPSTEYKDRLGIPRPEIHYDLSKYTKEGFKQAKKLATHIITELLGAVELTKPLTPGTFTYDNEPYSFQGAGHLMGTYRMGDDPTQSVVDKYQRSWDHKNLFLVGDGVFPSTGTSNPSLTIAALSFQAGDTLANDLKAATVEVLANLPWQGTGVQINGLVPRLARCVLGLWCASPEGNWVDGKGNPNYIAKFGYTLMGAAEGALIGRVGDFGIPFLIGDLAQIPAGQQGELQLCINDDLLGLYGAGLKDNFGALTVRVEFGTL; from the coding sequence ATGAGTATCGAACAAGCGGACGTAGTGATAGTTGGCGCAGGCCTGGCCGGCAGCATCATCGCTTATCAACTGGGCATGGCCGGGGTGGAAGTGCTGGTGCTCGAGTCCGGTCCTGAGATTCCGGTCAACCGCTCGCAATACATGGAACGCTTCTACACCTCGACGCTGAAAACCCCGGAATCGCCTTACCCTCCGGTGTCGAGCCTGGATACGCCTCGTGATCCGGCCGAACAGAACGCTCCGCGAGCGACCATCGCCGATCTGATTCTGGGCTGGGACGATCCGAAGATCAGCTACCTGGTACAGAAAGGCCCGATGCCCTTCACCAGCACTTATGAACGGGTGGGTGGCGGTACCACCTGGCATTGGGTCGGGACGTGCCTGCGCATGGTGCCGAACGATTTTTGCCTGAACTCAAAATACGGCGTCGGGGTGGACTGGCCGATCGGCTACGACGATCTGCAAAGTGCCTACTGCCGGGCCGAGGCGGAAATCGGCGTGGCGGCGAATGTCGCCGACCAGGCCTATCTGGGCATGACCTTTCCCGAAGGCTATTCATTCCCGATGCACAGCATTCCGTTGTCGCTGGTCGATGGCAGTTTTGTCGCGGCCGTGACGGGGCAGACGTTCGACGGCTTGCCGCTGGTGGTCAGCCCGACGCCCGCCGGGCGTAATTCCCAACCTTACGCGGGGCGCCGGGTGTGTGCCGGCAACACCAACTGCACACCGATCTGTCCGATCCAGGCCAAGTACGATGCGACAGTGACAATGAACAAGGCCCTGGCCACCGGCAAGGTCAAGGTGTTGTACCGAACCGTGGCCAGCAAAGTGACCGTCGGGGCGGACAGCAATATCAACGGCATCGAATTCATTCAGTATCAGCTTGGCGACGGCCCGGTCACTGGAACCGGCGTCGCTATCGGGCAGCGTTATGTGATCGCCGCCCATGCCATCGAGACACCCAAGCTATTGCTCAACTCGGTCAGCGCTGCCTGGCCCAAAGGTGTGGCCAACAGCAGCGGGCAAGTAGGGTGCAGTCTGGCCGATCACCCGATCTACCTGGCATGGGGGCTGATGCCTGAAGGCAAGGCGGTTTTTCCGTACCGTGGACCTCTGTCCACGGCGGGCATCGAGAGTTTGCGTGACGGTGACTTTCGCAAATCTCGAGCGGCGTGGCGCATCGAAATCGGTAACGAGGGCTGGAACTGGCCTGCCACCGATCCTTACACCACCGTGGCTGACTTCATTGACGGGACGAATCACAGTCAAACCAACCCGCTACCGCCGGCCGTGCAACCACAGCAAGTGCTCTATGGGACAGCGCTGGTTCAAAAGCTCAACGACCTGTTCATCCGTCAGTTCCGGATCGCGTTTCTGGTGGAGCAGGTCGAGGACGATCCCGATCACCCCACGTGTTACATCGTGCCGTCGACCGAGTACAAGGACCGGCTCGGCATTCCCCGGCCGGAAATTCACTATGACCTGTCCAAATACACCAAGGAGGGCTTCAAGCAGGCGAAGAAGTTGGCGACTCACATCATCACCGAACTGCTCGGCGCGGTGGAGCTGACGAAGCCTCTCACGCCCGGGACGTTCACCTACGACAATGAGCCTTACAGTTTCCAGGGCGCCGGGCACCTGATGGGGACCTATCGCATGGGCGATGATCCAACCCAATCGGTCGTCGACAAATACCAGCGCAGTTGGGACCACAAGAACCTGTTCCTGGTGGGGGATGGCGTCTTCCCCAGCACCGGCACCTCGAATCCGAGCCTGACGATTGCCGCGTTGTCGTTCCAGGCCGGGGATACGCTGGCCAACGACCTGAAGGCTGCGACGGTGGAGGTTCTGGCCAATCTGCCCTGGCAGGGCACCGGTGTACAGATCAACGGGCTGGTGCCACGTCTGGCTCGTTGTGTCCTTGGCTTATGGTGCGCCAGCCCGGAGGGTAACTGGGTGGATGGAAAGGGCAATCCGAACTACATCGCCAAGTTCGGCTATACGCTGATGGGGGCCGCCGAAGGTGCTTTGATCGGCCGTGTTGGTGACTTTGGCATTCCCTTCCTGATCGGTGATCTGGCGCAGATTCCGGCCGGCCAGCAAGGCGAGCTGCAGTTGTGTATCAATGATGACCTGCTAGGCCTCTATGGTGCGGGTTTGAAGGACAACTTCGGTGCACTGACGGTTCGGGTCGAGTTCGGCACGTTGTGA
- a CDS encoding DUF962 domain-containing protein has product MKSLVDHLSQYAAYHRDPRNIASHFVGIPLIVVAVAVLLSRPQWSLAGLWLSPAVLLALASAWFYLRLELRLGVLMTVLLGLSVWLGHVLAQQSTFLWLTSGIGMFVVGWAIQFVGHHYEGRKPAFVDDVTGLIVGPLFVVVEAGFLLGLRSELKRAIEERAGPVALRNQRSAA; this is encoded by the coding sequence ATGAAAAGCCTCGTTGACCATCTCAGTCAATACGCCGCCTACCATCGCGACCCGCGCAACATCGCCAGCCACTTCGTGGGCATTCCGTTGATCGTTGTGGCGGTCGCGGTGTTGCTGTCACGGCCACAGTGGTCGCTGGCCGGGCTCTGGCTGTCACCGGCGGTGCTGTTGGCGTTGGCCTCGGCGTGGTTTTACCTGCGCCTGGAACTGCGGCTGGGGGTGCTGATGACGGTATTGCTGGGCCTGTCGGTCTGGCTGGGGCATGTGCTGGCGCAGCAGAGCACGTTCCTCTGGCTTACCAGCGGCATCGGGATGTTTGTGGTGGGTTGGGCGATTCAGTTTGTCGGTCATCATTACGAGGGGCGCAAACCGGCGTTTGTCGATGATGTGACGGGGTTGATTGTCGGCCCGTTGTTTGTGGTGGTGGAAGCAGGTTTTCTGTTGGGGCTTCGGAGCGAACTGAAACGGGCCATCGAAGAACGCGCCGGGCCAGTGGCCTTGCGCAATCAACGCTCAGCCGCCTGA
- a CDS encoding Crp/Fnr family transcriptional regulator, giving the protein MDMQVWRSRLMTGQWFSHLPVSLQDSLLTAARVRRLSPGQRLFKRGDPPCGLYAVLEGAVRIGAVSEQGKEALLSLVESPHWFGEICLFDGQPRTHDAYSVGQCILLHIPQTALLALLDEHPAYWRQLALLMSHKLRLTFINLEQLSLMPAPARLAHRLLMIAEGYGEIDPPRRVLQLPQEQLASMLSLSRQTTNQILKDLQGQGVLNLKYGEIEILDAKRLRALAVI; this is encoded by the coding sequence ATGGACATGCAGGTTTGGCGTTCGCGCCTGATGACGGGGCAATGGTTCAGTCACTTGCCTGTTTCCTTACAGGATAGTCTGCTGACTGCCGCCCGGGTTCGAAGGCTGTCGCCGGGGCAGCGGCTGTTCAAGCGCGGCGATCCCCCATGCGGGTTGTACGCGGTGCTTGAGGGGGCGGTGCGCATTGGCGCGGTGAGCGAGCAGGGCAAGGAAGCGCTGTTGAGCCTGGTGGAGTCGCCGCACTGGTTCGGCGAAATCTGCCTGTTCGATGGTCAGCCGCGAACCCATGATGCCTATTCCGTGGGCCAGTGCATCCTGTTGCACATCCCGCAAACGGCGCTGCTGGCATTGCTCGACGAACACCCGGCGTACTGGCGGCAATTGGCATTGCTGATGAGCCACAAACTGCGCCTGACCTTCATCAACCTCGAGCAGCTGAGCCTGATGCCGGCCCCGGCGCGCCTGGCCCATCGCTTGCTGATGATCGCCGAGGGCTACGGCGAAATCGACCCGCCGCGCCGGGTCTTGCAACTGCCCCAGGAGCAACTGGCGTCGATGCTGTCGTTGTCGCGCCAGACCACCAACCAGATCCTCAAGGACTTGCAGGGGCAAGGCGTTCTGAATCTCAAGTACGGCGAGATCGAGATTCTGGATGCAAAGCGGTTGCGAGCGTTGGCGGTGATTTGA
- a CDS encoding response regulator, with translation MRVLLVEDEPETARLLAKGLSEASYAVDVALNGMDGRRFIESGEYQLIILDVMLPGLNGWQLLQQIRKLGDTPVLLLTTTDGIEDRLRGLELHEDDYLLKPFTVSELVKRVRKVLRRDRGR, from the coding sequence ATGCGTGTGCTGTTAGTGGAAGACGAACCCGAGACCGCCAGGCTCCTGGCCAAAGGCCTGAGCGAAGCGAGTTATGCGGTGGATGTGGCGCTCAATGGCATGGACGGCCGTCGCTTCATCGAGTCCGGCGAGTATCAACTGATCATCCTCGACGTCATGTTACCCGGCCTCAACGGTTGGCAGTTGCTGCAGCAGATCCGCAAGCTCGGCGATACGCCGGTGCTGTTGCTCACCACCACGGACGGCATTGAGGACCGGCTGCGTGGGCTGGAGTTGCATGAGGATGATTACCTGCTCAAGCCGTTTACCGTCAGTGAGCTGGTGAAGCGGGTGCGCAAGGTGCTGCGGCGGGATCGGGGGCGCTGA
- a CDS encoding AraC family transcriptional regulator yields the protein MTEPTSLASWTRALRKQLDALGLDSTALCRQAGLDPRLMDDPNARYPLSGTTRLWEIAVQVSGDPAIGLRVSRFVSPTTFHALGYALVASGSLREVFERIVRYHQVVSDALDLELTRTEDRYRFRLKIPQGNPAPAFEAIDAFAAIYVRTCRNRLGPDYAPLAVYLRRPEPADPHQWHKVFRSPVYFAADEDRLEFALVDFDSHLDDANPELAEHNETVLKRTLAQLKPLTWERKVRDAIEEQLPEGEPAAERIAEALHLSLRSLQRHLADEGCRFDTLLNESRENLALLHLRDPQCSLSEVSYLLGFADTSSFSRAFKRWTGMTPGQFRDGLR from the coding sequence ATGACTGAACCGACCTCCCTCGCCAGCTGGACCCGTGCTCTGCGCAAGCAGCTCGATGCGCTGGGACTGGACAGCACCGCCCTGTGCCGACAGGCGGGGCTCGACCCACGGTTGATGGACGACCCGAACGCCCGTTACCCGTTGTCCGGCACCACGCGCCTGTGGGAAATCGCGGTGCAGGTCAGCGGCGACCCGGCGATTGGCTTGCGGGTGTCGCGGTTTGTCAGCCCGACCACGTTTCATGCGCTCGGTTATGCGTTGGTGGCCAGCGGCAGCCTGCGGGAAGTGTTCGAACGCATCGTGCGTTATCACCAGGTGGTCAGCGATGCGCTGGACCTGGAGCTGACCCGCACCGAGGATCGCTACCGCTTTCGCCTGAAAATTCCCCAGGGCAACCCCGCGCCCGCCTTCGAAGCCATCGACGCCTTCGCCGCGATTTACGTGCGCACCTGCCGCAATCGCCTGGGCCCGGACTACGCGCCGCTGGCGGTGTACCTGCGTCGCCCGGAACCTGCCGACCCGCATCAATGGCACAAGGTGTTCCGCTCGCCGGTGTATTTCGCCGCCGACGAAGATCGACTGGAATTCGCCCTGGTGGATTTCGACAGCCACCTGGACGACGCCAACCCGGAACTGGCCGAACACAACGAAACCGTGCTCAAACGCACCTTGGCGCAACTCAAACCGCTGACGTGGGAACGCAAGGTTCGCGACGCCATTGAAGAGCAATTGCCCGAAGGCGAACCGGCGGCCGAACGCATCGCCGAGGCGCTGCACTTGAGCTTGCGCAGCCTGCAACGGCACCTGGCGGACGAGGGTTGCCGGTTCGATACGCTGCTCAACGAAAGCCGGGAAAACCTGGCGCTGCTGCACCTGCGCGATCCGCAGTGCTCGTTGAGCGAGGTCAGTTACCTATTGGGATTCGCCGACACCAGCAGTTTCAGCCGCGCGTTCAAGCGCTGGACGGGGATGACGCCGGGGCAGTTTCGGGATGGGTTGCGGTGA
- a CDS encoding fatty acid desaturase — translation MDGTSASPQRLNAAQRSAHIRQVVLAKGVELRRRYPILNHQDALGAGILAFALAGMIGSAVLYINGYLVWWACLLLNGFFASLTHELEHDLIHSMYFRKQRLPHNLMMGLVWLARPSTINPWIRRHLHLNHHKVSGTEADMEERAITNGEPWGIARLLMVGDNVMSAFIRLLRAKTWAHKFSILKRSLKVYAPLALMHWGAWYVFLGFHAANGIAHLSGAPIEWSATTLAVMQVIDIAVVVIIGPNVLRTFCLHFVSSNMHYYGDVEPGNVIQQTQVLNPWWLWPLQAFCFNFGSSHGIHHFVVKEPFYIRQMTVPVAHEVMREMGVRFNDFGTFARANRFAHKATTEPRQVHATQV, via the coding sequence ATGGACGGTACTTCTGCAAGTCCCCAGCGACTGAATGCAGCACAACGATCAGCGCATATTCGCCAGGTGGTATTGGCCAAGGGCGTCGAGTTGCGTCGGCGCTACCCGATTCTCAACCATCAGGACGCCTTGGGTGCGGGCATCCTGGCCTTCGCCCTGGCCGGGATGATCGGTTCGGCAGTGCTCTATATCAACGGCTACCTGGTCTGGTGGGCGTGCCTGTTGCTTAACGGGTTTTTCGCCTCGCTGACCCATGAACTTGAGCACGACCTGATCCACAGCATGTACTTTCGCAAGCAGCGATTGCCGCACAACCTGATGATGGGCCTGGTGTGGCTGGCACGGCCGAGCACGATCAACCCGTGGATCCGCCGCCATTTGCACCTCAACCACCACAAGGTCTCCGGCACCGAAGCCGATATGGAAGAGCGGGCGATTACCAACGGTGAACCTTGGGGGATCGCGCGACTGTTGATGGTCGGCGATAACGTGATGTCGGCGTTCATCCGCCTGCTACGGGCCAAGACCTGGGCGCACAAGTTCAGCATCCTCAAGCGCTCCCTGAAAGTTTACGCACCGCTGGCGCTGATGCATTGGGGGGCGTGGTACGTGTTTCTCGGCTTTCACGCCGCCAACGGCATCGCGCATCTATCGGGTGCGCCCATCGAATGGTCGGCGACGACATTGGCGGTGATGCAAGTGATCGACATCGCTGTCGTGGTGATCATCGGTCCGAACGTGTTGCGCACGTTCTGCCTGCACTTTGTCAGCTCGAACATGCACTACTACGGTGACGTGGAGCCGGGGAATGTGATTCAGCAGACTCAGGTCTTGAACCCTTGGTGGCTGTGGCCGTTGCAGGCATTCTGCTTCAACTTCGGCAGCAGCCACGGGATCCATCATTTTGTGGTGAAGGAACCGTTTTACATCCGCCAGATGACAGTGCCGGTGGCACATGAGGTGATGCGCGAGATGGGGGTTCGGTTCAATGATTTCGGAACGTTTGCACGGGCGAACCGATTTGCGCACAAGGCGACTACAGAACCCCGTCAGGTGCATGCCACCCAGGTTTGA